In Cryptomeria japonica chromosome 10, Sugi_1.0, whole genome shotgun sequence, a genomic segment contains:
- the LOC131060757 gene encoding uncharacterized protein LOC131060757 isoform X2 — translation MKTYHNISSLAALLCLTLLLQPLFSHGVCNMGSIEIKQFMLEEKWEQEDMMRGTYYVSISNSGCLDTACLPYNEGIYTF, via the exons atgaagacttaTCACAACATATCAAGCCTGGCTGCACTACTTTGCCTCACTCTTCTGCTTCAGCCCCTATTCTCCCATG GTGTTTGCAATATGGGATCAATAGAGATAAAGCAATTTATGTTGGAGGAGAAGTGGGAGCAGGAAGATATGATGAGAGGCACATATTATGTGAGCATATCAAATAGTGGATGCCTTGATACTGCCTGTCTTCCATACAAC GAAGGGATTTATACGTTCTGA
- the LOC131060757 gene encoding uncharacterized protein LOC131060757 isoform X1: MKTYHNISSLAALLCLTLLLQPLFSHGVCNMGSIEIKQFMLEEKWEQEDMMRGTYYVSISNSGCLDTACLPYNVVLWCPGLLSTQNISFFPNTALSTFFIAGRDLYVLNEGEVLAPQIVMGFNYTVALRGLGILPPILLPIPIILYSADFCS, translated from the exons atgaagacttaTCACAACATATCAAGCCTGGCTGCACTACTTTGCCTCACTCTTCTGCTTCAGCCCCTATTCTCCCATG GTGTTTGCAATATGGGATCAATAGAGATAAAGCAATTTATGTTGGAGGAGAAGTGGGAGCAGGAAGATATGATGAGAGGCACATATTATGTGAGCATATCAAATAGTGGATGCCTTGATACTGCCTGTCTTCCATACAACGTAGTTTTGTGGTGCCCTGGCTTGCTTTCCACACAGAATATCTCATTCTTTCCTAATACAGCTTTATCAACTTTCTTCATTGCAGGAAGGGATTTATACGTTCTGAATGAAGGAGAAGTATTGGCACCTCAGATAGTCATGGGATTCAACTATACAGTGGCTCTCAGAGGACTTGGGATTCTTCCTCCAATCCTTCTCCCAATTCCAATTATTTTGTATTCAGCCGACTTTTGCTCTTAA